A window of the Thalassophryne amazonica chromosome 11, fThaAma1.1, whole genome shotgun sequence genome harbors these coding sequences:
- the rhogd gene encoding ras homolog gene family, member Gd: MQTIKCVVVGDGAVGKTCLLISYTTNAFPEEYIPTVFDNYSAQISVDSRTVSLNLWDTAGQEEYDRLRTLSYPQTNVFIICFSIGSPSSHANVRHKWHPEVSHHCPNVPILLVGTKRDLRGDAETVKKLKEQGLAPTTHQQGNNLAKQIGAVKYMECSALLQEGVREVFAEAVRAVLYPVTKKNTKKCVLL; encoded by the coding sequence ATGCAGACCATAAAGTGTGTGGTGGTGGGTGACGGTGCAGTGGGTAAAACCTGCTTGCTCATCTCTTATACCACCAATGCCTTCCCCGAAGAGTACATACCCACAGTGTTTGACAATTACAGCGCTCAGATCAGCGTGGATAGCCGCACCGTAAGCCTTAACTTGTGGGACACAGCAGGCCAGGAGGAGTACGACCGCTTGCGCACTCTCTCCTATCCCCAGACCAATGTCTTCATCATCTGCTTTTCCATCGGCAGTCCCTCCTCGCATGCCAATGTCAGGCACAAGTGGCATCCTGAAGTCTCTCACCACTGTCCCAATGTGCCCATCCTGCTGGTGGGCACCAAGAGGGACCTGAGAGGTGATGCGGAAACGGTGAAGAAGTTGAAGGAGCAGGGCCTGGCTCCTACCACCCACCAGCAAGGCAACAACCTTGCCAAGCAGATAGGTGCTGTTAAATACATGGAATGTTCAGCGCTGCTGCAAGAAGGTGTCAGAGAGGTGTTTGCTGAAGCTGTGAGGGCGGTGTTGTACCCAGTCACGAAAAAGAACACCAAGAAATGTGTTCTATTGTAA
- the fhdc2 gene encoding FH2 domain-containing protein 1, with translation MLINLTVAVKEPRDFHGTQATCLTRGPDTVGVIVMDSLPVVTAPPPPLVTPPPPQPPPPPPPPLPPPLPPSSTSAISHAGGAHQSCLRKLNWERIPKEKVEGRKSVWSGAVPGEDEFPIDLHSLNELFGQKDSKPRNRTNTLRRRSSLLACRSPQDSTEKISLLDSKRSMNIGIFLRQLKIPAKEIIDDIRQGAGDRYGAEKLTELGKLLPDKEEESRLKRFSGEHNWLGEPDLFMLLLVEVPSFRLRLDAMILQQEFDPAVTSLCVAARCLREAARELLSCPELHSILRLVLKAGNYMNAGGYAGNAAGFRIASLLKLADTKANKPGMNLLHFVAMEAVKKDQSILSFPDQLGHVGSAARLSEESVLDELSKLKSKVVLLKANLHTEPEILKHAQPFLEVAEERLKGAEDEVEGMRMSSQALVEFFCEDDSTFKLEESCRVFHLFCHRFQRAVQENAEREVKEQKRLERQCEIGEKRRSLAVCTGLEHGLSFARDPHSQDRQDELEKILQKNLSHTWGRRSLRTSDPQRYSHRLRSFTELGSSPTSASIHSSSSSDCETTPVPCSSPETDRNGRCSPTEHEPAVDRKSKTQLHQYQTSNRAAKLIQDSHVATFSHSQHGRSFSVKQHGAETISYMLESQQTIETKEAADTSRGHISSTTTESLQISYTNSSAVITAAHVQCVQNPTPAFRCRLGLSGTDNDQSLQIKANGGSLNESTRMTGIMSTNDARTESIYQGSETDTHPSTDPLNGVQLQKEEIQTVTVTVSAAVPLLDTPFIKENDTDVTLMPLEKWMPSSLPDCSQSQPEERSDLQNPERKMTRSYSRVGEMLECCTLVRGLRSYDVLSPPVSPIQRPAPSLCSKWRKEREADLREGATPRSPVSKEETQTVKLPVRSGIGAKRGLVLRAGPSNGTGIPRLRSRTEASNGVPVPANLPSSPQASRLSSPRSVSMHSSPITRPVTIQTEVKRSNSTRKTHTVSEGQAAVKSINSSRTSETPGPEKVSGNNQGAFVRGTPLRVSKRVAPKSETRIASQSRTTHCPSSAAAKTIRTAVISAARNKTAKATSTSSTPANSKIPTTTRIPGPKISRPATA, from the exons ATGCTCATCAACCTGACAGTGGCCGTCAAGGAACCCCGCGACTTTCATGGGACTCAAGCTACCTGCCTCACCAGAGGGCCGGACACTGTGGGAGTGATAGTTATGGATTCGCTTCCGGTAGTGACTGCACCTCCACCACCTCTGGTAACGCCACCACCACCGCAACCACCACCACCCCCGCCACCCCCGCTGCCGCCTCCCCTGCCTCCATCCTCCACCTCAGCTATTAGCCATGCAGGCGGCGCCCATCAGAGCTGCCTCAGGAAGCTGAACTGGGAGCGTATCCCCAAAGAGAAGGTGGAGGGGAGGAAGAGCGTGTGGAGCGGTGCGGTGCCAGGCGAGGACGAGTTTCCCATAGACCTCCATTCTTTGAACGAGCTGTTTGGTCAAAAAGACAGTAAGCCTCGAAACAGAACCAACACTCTGAGACGCCGGTCTTCTCTGCTGGCCTGCAGATCCCCTCAGGACAGCACCGAGAAG ATCTCCTTATTAGACTCCAAACGCAGTATGAACATTGGAATATTTCTGCGGCAGCTCAAGAT ACCGGCTAAGGAGATTATTGATGATATCCGGCAGGGTGCTGGTGACCGTTACGGAGCAGAGAAGCTCACAGAGCTCGGCAAATTGCTGCCTGACAAAGAAGAG GAATCTCGTCTGAAGAGGTTCAGCGGGGAGCACAACTGGCTGGGAGAGCCCGATCTCTTTATGCTGCTTCTGGTGGAAGTGCCCAG TTTTCGGCTGCGCCTGGATGCCATGATTCTGCAGCAAGAGTTCGACCCAGCTGTGACCTCTCTGTGTGTGGCAGCCAGATGTCTGAGGGAGGCAGCCAGAG AACTGCTGAGTTGTCCTGAACTGCACTCCATCCTGCGCTTGGTGCTGAAGGCAGGAAACTATATGAACGCT GGTGGATATGCTGGAAACGCTGCTGGTTTCCGAATTGCATCGCTGCTAAAGTTGGCCGACACCAAAGCTAACAAGCCGGGCATGAATCTGCTGCATTTTGTTGCTATG gaAGCTGTGAAAAAGGACCAGAGTATACTGTCATTTCCAGACCAACTGGGCCATGTTGGCTCTGCCGCCAG gtTGTCTGAGGAGTCTGTGTTGGATGAGTTATCAAAGTTAAAAAGCAAAGTAGTGCTTCTGAAGGCAAACCTCCACACTGAGCCAGAGATTCTGAAGCATGCACAACCTTTCTTGGAG GTGGCTGAGGAGCGCCTGAAGGGTGCCGAGGATGAGGTGGAGGGCATGAGGATGTCCAGTCAGGCTTTGGTGGAGTTCTTCTGTGAGGATGACAGCACCTTCAAACTAGAGGAGTCTTGCAGGGTCTTCCATTTGTTTTGCCACCGCTTCCAAAGAGCTGTCCAG gaGAATGCGGAGAGAGAGGTGAAGGAGCAGAAACGGCTTGAGCGTCAATGTGAGATAGGGGAAAAGCGTCGCTCTTTGGCTGTTTGTACGGGGCTGGAACATGGCCTAAGCTTTGCCCGAGATCCCCACAGTCAGGACAGGCAGGATGAGCTGGAGAAAATCCTACAGAAAAACTTGAGCCACACATGGGGTCGACGTAGCCTGAGAACTTCTGACCCCCAGAGGTACTCCCACCGCCTCAGGAGCTTCACCGAGCTGGGCAGTAGTCCAACTTCAGCCAGTATTCATTCTAGCAGTTCTTCTGACTGCGAGACCACCCCTGTGCCTTGTAGCTCCCCAGAAACAGACAGGAATGGAAGGTGTTCCCCAactgagcatgaaccagctgtagATAGAAAGAGCAAGACTCAACTACATCAATACCAAACATCCAATAGAGCCGCGAAACTGATTCAGGACTCTCATGTTGCTACATTTAGTCATTCTCAGCATGGAAGGAGCTTCTCAGTTAAGCAACACGGGGCCGAGACCATCTCTTACATGCTGGAAAGCCAACAGACAATAGAAACAAAGGAAGCAGCAGATACGTCACGTGGACACATTTCTTCAACAACCACAGAATCATTACAGATCTCCTACACAAATTCTTCTGCTGTAATCACTGCTGCCCATGTCCAGTGTGTTCAAAACCCAACCCCTGCTTTTAGATGTAGGCTTGGCCTGTCAGGGACAGACAATGATCAATCTCTTCAGATTAAAGCTAATGGCGGTTCTCTTAATGAGTCTACACGTATGACTGGAATAATGTCTACGAATGATGCTAGAACTGAGTCAATCTACCAGGGCTCGGAGACTGACACACATCCATCCACAGATCCTCTGAATGGGGTCCAGTTGCAAAAAGAGGAGATACAGACAGTTACAGTCACAGTTAGTGCTGCAGTGCCTTTGCTTGATACACCTTTTATAAAAGAGAACGATACAGACGTGACTTTAATGCCTTTGGAAAAGTGGATGCCCTCCAGTTTACCAGACTGCAGCCAGTCTCAGCCAGAGGAGCGCTCTGATTTGCAAAATCCAGAGAGAAAGATGACCAGATCATACTCTCGTGTGGGTGAAATGTTGGAGTGCTGCACTCTGGTCAGAGGCCTTCGATCCTATGATGTCTTGTCACCTCCGGTTTCTCCCATTCAAAGACCCGCACCAAGCCTTTGCTCAAAGTGGAGGAAAGAAAGGGAGGCTGACCTTCGAGAAGGGGCCACTCCGAGGTCTCCTGTATCAAAGGAGGAAACTCAAACAGTGAAGCTTCCTGTACGGAGCGGAATTGGAGCCAAGAGAGGACTTGTTTTGCGTGCAGGTCCATCCAATGGCACAGGCATTCCCAGATTGCGTTCCAGAACTGAGGCTTCAAATGGTGTCCCAGTTCCTGCAAACCTACCGAGTTCACCTCAGGCCAGCCGCCTGTCCTCTCCCCGCAGCGTGTCCATGCACTCGTCTCCTATCACACGGCCTGTTACCATTCAAACTGAGGTAAAACGGAGTAATAGCACACGGAAGACACACACTGTAAGTGAGGGACAGGCTGCAGTTAAGTCCATCAACAGCAGCAGGACCTCAGAAACACCAGGACCAGAGAAGGTCTCAGGAAACAACCAGGGAGCTTTTGTTAGAGGAACTCCTCTTCGTGTATCCAAACGAGTCGCCCCAAAATCTGAGACTCGGATTGCATCCCAGTCTCGCACAACCCACTGCCCGTCTTCTGCTGCAGCTAAGACCATACGCACCGCTGTCATATCTGCAGCCCGAAATAAAACTGCCAAGGCAACGAGCACAAGCTCCACACCTGCTAACTCTAAAATCCCTACAACCACACGTATCCCTGGTCCCAAAATATCTCGACCTGCCACAGCTTAA